From the Deltaproteobacteria bacterium HGW-Deltaproteobacteria-18 genome, the window AGACGGGAGGCCATGTATGCTACATGCCCGTATTCTCCCGTGCACATTGACCCTGCGTTGCTTTGGCATTTATAATGCGTGTTCACGTCGCGAGTGATCTCTGAAAAACGGAGCGGCCGCACAACCTATTCAAGGACCAAAAATGACCCCTGAACAGCGCCGGGAAATCAAGGCACGCATCAAAAAGCGCATGCAGGAGCTCCGGATCACCATCACCCAGCTGGAAGAAACCTCCAAGCCCGTATCCCTGGATCAGCCCATCGGACGGCTGTCGCGCATGGACTCCATGGCCAACCAGGCCATCAGCGGCCAGCGCCTGACGGATTCCAAACGAACCTTGATGCGACTTGAACGCGCCCTGGACAGGGTTGACGACGAACATTTCGGGATCTGCGCCGAATGCGGCGAAGATATCGCCGCCGGCCGCCTCCTGATCATGCCCGAAGCCACGCTTTGCGTGGACTGCGCGGAGTAGGCATGGCATCACCCCCCGCCCGTCACGTCCTGGCCACCAGTCAGACCCTGTGCTTCAACGCAAAGGGAATCCCCGTGGACTGCACGGGCAGCGGTCAGGACGGAGAGTTTCGCACCGGAATCGCGTGGCCGGTCCCAAGGTTCAGACTGCTGGAAAACGAACTGGCGCAGGACCTCCTAACGGGTCTCGTCTGGCCGCGCACGGCCTCCGTGGGCGACTTCCCCATGTCCTGGACCGAGGCCCTGGCCGCCGTGGCCGACATGAACCGCGAGAACGCCTTCGGCCATGCCGACTGGCGTCTGCCCAACCGCCGCGAGCTTTCAAGCCTTGTCAGCTACAACCACCATCGCCCCGCCCTGCCTGCCGGGCACCCCTTCACGGTCAGCCAGACCTGGTACTGGACCTCTACCACGGCCGCCATCGCCCCGGACTGCGCCTGGCGCGTACATCTTGAAGGCGGCCGCATGTTCTACGGAGACAAGACCCGCGACGCCATGGTCTGGCCGGTGCGGGGATACAGCCACGTGCTTGCCCGCACCGGGCAACGGCGGTGCTGGGACTCCGCAGGGAGTGTTATCGAATGCGCGGCGGCAGGCCAGGACGGGGAGTTGCGCACAGGCGCTCCCTGGCCGGAGCCCCGGTTTGTGGTCGAAGA encodes:
- a CDS encoding conjugal transfer protein TraR translates to MTPEQRREIKARIKKRMQELRITITQLEETSKPVSLDQPIGRLSRMDSMANQAISGQRLTDSKRTLMRLERALDRVDDEHFGICAECGEDIAAGRLLIMPEATLCVDCAE